The following proteins are encoded in a genomic region of Cercospora beticola chromosome 8, complete sequence:
- a CDS encoding uncharacterized protein (antiSMASH:Cluster_5~SMCOG1028:crotonyl-CoA reductase / alcohol dehydrogenase) — translation MSIATVRPADPMSFEYHENDLDLGEDIDWGTATPISRVNVLDDRKLANIISKCELLEPARIPQQQKALILHDVKTPYVLTRQHTVPEIQNGNELLIQIVSVGLNPIDWKSVDYGFGIPSLPYIAGRDFAGIVVKAPRHSHIREGDTVICGSTDYRDVRKAAYQEYAIASDHTVCRLPEHIPVTHGSALGVAFVAASLALGVCLGLKLPDIAEAKGSKGPDIRQIVRRTALGDLPSDTVSECLSMPEFERPVPGECLVIWGGSSTSALILSQLAHLAGLKVILVVDVAKHGARMMESKDFVLVDSHNAARASDIIRNLTKGQLRFGVDTVGKPTAEALAKSLQVNGEKKSHIVGLAALPKERIPGIVYHSVPVKLFHEVRDVGLSLTAWLEQALEHSVLSLPVVESAPGGLEGINAALDRMRQGQISGKRLVVPL, via the exons ATGAGCATCGCGACAGTCAGGCCCGCCGACCCCATGTCATTCGAGTATCACGAGAATGATCTGGATCTTGGCGAGGACATCGACTGGGGAACCGCCACTCCGATTTCTCGGGTGAATGTGCTGGATGACAGGAAACTTGCAAACATCATCTCCAAGTGTGAGCTGCTTGAGCCCGCTAGGATCCCGCAACAACAAAAAGCGCTCATCTTACATGATGTAAAAACGCCTTATGTGCTGACGAGGCAACACACTGTGCCGGAAATCCAGAATGGGAACGAGCTGCTGATACAAATCGTTTCAGTCGGGCTAAACCCGATTGATTGGAAGTCCGTCGATTATGGATTCGGCATTCCCAGCTTGCCTTACATCGCTGGACGAGACTTCGCCGGAATCGTTGTCAAGGCACCCAGACATAGCCACATCCGGGAGGGCGATACT GTTATATGCGGGTCGACCGACTATCGCGATGTTCGCAAAGCTGCGTACCAAGAATACGCCATCGCAAGTGACCACACAGTATGCCGACTACCGGAGCATATTCCAGTCACACATGGTTCAGCCCTGGGGGTCGCCTTCGTGGCTGCGTCTCTCGCGCTCGGAGTCTGCCTTGGATTAAAGCTTCCAGATATCGCTGAAGCGAAAGGGTCGAAAGGCCCAGATATCCGGCAAATTGTCCGCAGAACCGCCTTGGGAGACCTGCCTTCAGACACAGTATCAGAGTGTCTAAGCATGCCTGAGTTTGAGCGGCCTGTACCAGGAGAGTGCTTAGTCATATGGGGTGGCTCTTCCACAAGCGCTCTGATTTTGTCGCAACTCGCTCATTTGGCTGGACTGAAAGTGATCCTGGTCGTGGATGTGGCCAAGCACGGCGCCCGAATGATGGAGTCCAAGGACTTCGTGCTGGTTGATAGCCACAATGCCGCCCGAGCGAGCGATATAATACGCAATTTGACCAAGGGCCAACTCCGATTCGGCGTGGATACCGTGGGCAAGCCAACCGCAGAGGCTCTGGCGAAGAGCTTGCAGGTTAacggcgagaagaagtcTCACATCGTCGGCTTGGCAGCTCTGCCCAAGGAGCGAATACCCGGCATAGTGTACCACAGTGTCCCAGTCAAGTTATTTCATGAGGTACGAGATGTCGGGCTGTCCTTGACGGCATGGCTCGAGCAGGCTTTGGAGCACAGCGTGTTGAGTCTGCCGGTGGTCGAAAGCGCGCCAGGCGGGCTCGAAGGGATCAACGCGGCATTGGATCGTATGCGGCAGGGTCAGATATCAGGGAAGAGGCTCGTTGTGCCGTTGTAA
- a CDS encoding uncharacterized protein (SMCOG1092:hypothetical protein~antiSMASH:Cluster_5): MDALIETTLRYTQAVKGTVPRTLAQDSKMGSVETALSPEGVAGDTKLATSTIVELKTVSEQEASDLKSDWTYPWPTDFKISEHPVDEVRKLKVAVVGAGLAGITAGALLPAKVPGIDLTILEKNTDVGGTWFENVYPGVRCDIPAHVYQSTFTPNTQWTEEYAQGKEILAYWQSVARKHKVYDYVRFKTKVVGAYWDEQRAQWKIDSVNVETGSSVSEHYDFFITAIGHFNDWKLPSYPGIESYKGHLRHSSNWDVNFDPKGKRIATIGNGASGIQVTTELQKLADHVVHYARNRTWIAGSFNPAVKDRQNTPMYFLEEQLEDFKDPEQYLKYRKSLEDKFFRGFDSQLVDSDTSKNLRQNFIEAMRARTKDKPELLDNLVPDFPPNCRRLTPGPGYLEALCAPNLEFVQTPIERFVEDGIVTTDGVHRQVDAVICSTGANVHYAPPFPIVSGDADLSRDWRAGGKFGWPRSYLGMATDGFPNLAYILGPNPAGPSGTVPHAAENQITYIAKVLRKISSQGIRTMAPSKAATDDFVAYADAFFPRTNMALKCSSWSNGGRPGARIHGHWPGSGAHATYIRREPRWEDFEYTYVRPENRFAYFGNGQTAKEQDPGSDMTPYLKLEQANDLRNLHESWWDL, translated from the exons ATGGATGCTTTGATCGAAACAACACTTCGATATACTCAAGCTGTCAAGGGAACGGTACCTCGCACCTTGGCGCAAGATAGCAAAATGGGTTCCGTCGAAACAGCTTTGTCACCGGAAGGAGTTGCTGGCGATACAAAACTTGCCACCTCAACCATTGTTGAGTTGAAGACCGTGAGCGAACAAGAAGCGTCTGATTTGAAGAGCGATTGGACGTATCCGTGGCCTACAGATTTCAAGATTTCCGAGCACCCAGTCGATGAAGTCCGCAAGCTCAAAGTTGCTGTCGTCGGAGCTGGCTTGGCAGGCATCACTGCCGGAGCTCTGTTGCCAGCTAAAGTACCTGGCATTGATCTGACAATCCTGGAGAAGAATACCGACGTTGGTGGAACCTGGTTTGAAAACGTCTATCCAGGAGTCAGGTGTGATATACCAGCCCACGTGTACCAAAGCACTTTTACGCCGAACACCCAGTGGACGGAGGAATATGCTCAAGGCAAAGAAATCCTCGCATACTGGCAATCAGTTGCCCGCAAGCACAAAGTATATGACTACGTTCGGTTCAAGACAAAAGTCGTTGGGGCATATTGGGATGAACAGCGCGCTCAGTGGAAAATCGACAGTGTCAACGTCGAAACCGGCAGTTCAGTCTCAGAACACTACGACTTTTTCATAACTGCGATTGGTCACTTCAACGACTGGAAGCTTCCATCGTATCCCGGTATCGAGAGTTACAAAGGCCACTTGAGACACAGCTCGAATTGGGATGTGAACTTCGATCCGAAAGGAAAGAGAATCGCAACTATTGGCAATGGAGCTTCTGGTATTCAAGTCACGACAGAACTGCAGAAGCTTGCTGACCACGTTGTTCACTACGCACGGAACCGCACTTGGATCGCGGGTAGCTTCAATCCCGCTGTCAAGGACCGACAAAACACGCCCATGTATTTTTTAGAAGAGCAACTCGAGGATTTCAAGGACCCAGAACAATATTTGAAGTACAGGAAGAGTCTCGAGGACAAGTTTTTCAGAGGCTTCGATAGCCAGCTCGTCGACTCCGACACCTCCAAGAACTTACGTCAGAACTTTATTGAGGCGATGCGCGCTCGCACAAAAGATAAGCCAGAGCTGCTGGACAATCTGGTTCCCGACTTCCCTCCTAATTGCAGACGTTTGACGCCAGGTCCAGGATATCTTGAGGCGCTATGTGCTCCGAACTTGGAGTTCGTGCAAACACCTATCGAGCG TTTCGTAGAGGATGGCATTGTGACCACTGACGGTGTCCATCGCCAAGTCGATGCCGTAATCTGCTCGACCGGGGCAAACGTCCATTACGCACCGCCCTTTCCCATCGTATCCGGCGATGCCGACCTGTCTCGAGATTGGCGTGCTGGTGGCAAGTTCGGCTGGCCGAGGTCGTACCTTGGAATGGCCACTGATGGCTTTCCAAACCTAGCCTATATTCTTG GACCAAACCCGGCTGGCCCTAGTGGGACCGTTCCGCACGCAG CCGAGAACCAGATCACATACATTGCCAAGGTCTTGAGGAAGATCTCCTCTCAAGGCATACGAACTATGGCTCCGTCGAAGGCAGCGACGGACGACTTCGTTGCATACGCTGATGCCTTCTTTCCTCGCACAAACATGGCGTTGAAATGCAGTTCTTGGAGTAATGGAGGTCGTCCCGGTGCGCGTATTCATGGACATTG GCCCGGTTCCGGCGCGCACGCTACATACATCCGGCGGGAACCCCGGTGGGAAGACTTCGAGTATACTTACGTTCGGCCTGAGAACCGCTTCGCGTACTTTGGCAACGGCCAGACTGCGAAGGAACAGGATCCCGGGAGCGACATGACTCCTTATCTGAAGCTCGAACAAGCCAATGATCTGCGCAATCTGCATGAGTCCTGGTGGGATTTGTGA